A section of the Pseudomonadota bacterium genome encodes:
- a CDS encoding B12-binding domain-containing radical SAM protein, with translation MKILLVYPKYPDTFWSYKYALKFISKKACSPPLGLLTLAAMLPHQWEKKIVDLNVKKLTDRSLKWADYVFISAMSSQTASVQEIISRCNSIGVKVVAGGPLFSTAYESFQGIDHFVLDEAELTLPLFLEDLKNGQPEYLYRTDQWADISKTPVPLWHLIDINKYASMNIQYSRGCPFHCDFCSVANLFGNLPRTKDKDQVIAELESLYAVGWREGVLFVDDNFIGNKVKLKKDVLPALIAWMEQHKYPFSFHTESSINLADDPELMQMMVMAGFDTVFVGLETPNEQSSLECNKFQNKGRDLIKCVKIIQHSGLQVQGGFIIGFDNDPASIFEMLIRFIQESAVVTAMVGLLNAPQGTRLYQRLKKEGRLLKDSSGDSMDLSINFIPRMNYEVLINGYRKVLSTIYSPRHYYERLRLFLKEYNPPQQTVSRIRLKHIEALLKSILYIGIIGKERFHFWELIFWSLLNRPRLFVLAITLAICGFHFRRAANRIIKSRIAK, from the coding sequence ATGAAGATACTTTTAGTTTACCCGAAATACCCTGATACATTCTGGAGTTACAAGTATGCCCTTAAATTTATCTCTAAAAAGGCGTGTTCTCCCCCTTTAGGGCTGCTGACCCTGGCTGCCATGCTGCCTCATCAATGGGAAAAAAAAATTGTTGATCTGAATGTAAAAAAACTTACAGATAGAAGCCTTAAATGGGCGGATTATGTATTTATCAGCGCCATGTCCTCTCAGACAGCGTCAGTGCAGGAGATAATCAGCAGATGCAATTCCATAGGGGTCAAGGTTGTAGCTGGAGGCCCCCTTTTTAGTACTGCCTATGAAAGTTTTCAGGGTATTGACCATTTTGTCCTTGACGAGGCAGAACTTACCCTACCCTTGTTTTTGGAAGACCTTAAAAATGGACAGCCTGAATATTTATACAGAACAGATCAATGGGCAGATATAAGCAAAACCCCTGTTCCATTGTGGCATCTTATTGATATTAATAAATATGCGTCAATGAATATCCAGTACTCCCGAGGTTGTCCCTTCCACTGTGATTTTTGCAGTGTCGCCAACCTTTTCGGAAATTTGCCGAGGACAAAGGATAAAGACCAGGTCATTGCTGAACTGGAGAGCCTTTATGCCGTTGGCTGGCGAGAGGGAGTGCTTTTTGTCGATGATAACTTCATAGGCAACAAGGTAAAATTAAAAAAAGATGTTTTGCCGGCATTAATAGCATGGATGGAGCAGCATAAATATCCATTTTCCTTTCATACAGAATCATCGATAAATCTTGCCGATGATCCTGAACTTATGCAAATGATGGTTATGGCCGGGTTTGACACAGTGTTTGTAGGCTTGGAGACCCCTAATGAGCAAAGCTCCCTTGAGTGTAATAAATTCCAGAACAAAGGACGGGATCTCATAAAATGCGTAAAAATCATTCAGCATTCAGGCCTGCAGGTACAGGGAGGATTTATCATTGGTTTTGACAATGATCCGGCTTCAATTTTCGAGATGCTTATCAGATTTATCCAGGAAAGCGCAGTGGTCACCGCCATGGTAGGTTTACTGAATGCGCCGCAGGGAACCAGACTTTACCAGCGCTTAAAGAAAGAAGGTAGATTGCTGAAGGATAGCTCCGGCGATAGCATGGACCTGTCCATTAACTTTATTCCCAGGATGAACTACGAGGTGCTTATAAACGGCTACAGAAAGGTCCTCAGTACGATCTATTCTCCCCGCCATTATTATGAAAGACTGAGACTGTTTTTAAAAGAATACAACCCCCCTCAACAAACAGTGTCCCGCATCCGATTAAAACATATCGAGGCCCTCCTGAAATCTATCCTGTATATCGGTATAATAGGCAAAGAAAGGTTCCACTTCTGGGAACTTATTTTCTGGTCTCTCTTGAATCGTCCCCGGCTATTCGTGCTGGCGATCACCCTTGCAATCTGTGGTTTCCACTTCAGACGGGCGGCAAACAGAATCATTAAAAGCCGTATTGCTAAGTAG